One genomic segment of Mastomys coucha isolate ucsf_1 unplaced genomic scaffold, UCSF_Mcou_1 pScaffold22, whole genome shotgun sequence includes these proteins:
- the Ucp1 gene encoding mitochondrial brown fat uncoupling protein 1: MVNPTTSEVQPTMGVKIFSAGVSACLADIITFPLDTAKVRLQIQGEGQTSSTIRYKGVLGTITTLAKTEGVPKLYSGLPAGIQRQISFASLRIGLYDTVQEYFSSGRETPASLGNKISAGLMTGGVAVFIGQPTEVVKVRMQAQSHLHGIKPRYTGTYNAYRVIATTESLSTLWKGTTPNLMRNVIINCTELVTYDLMKGALVNNKILADDVPCHLLSALVAGFCTTLLASPVDVVKTRFINSLPGQYPSVPSCAMTMYTKEGPTAFFKGFVPSFLRLGSWNVIMFVCFEQLKKELMKSRQTVDCTT, from the exons ATGGTGAACCCGACAACTTCCGAAGTGCAACCCACCATGGGGGTCAAGATCTTCTCAGCCGGCGTTTCAGCCTGCCTGGCAGATATCATCACCTTCCCGCTGGACACCGCCAAAGTCCGCCTTCAG ATCCAAGGTGAAGGCCAGACTTCCAGTACCATTAGGTATAAAGGTGTCCTAGGGACCATCACCACCCTGGCAAAAACAGAAGGCGTGCCGAAACTGTACAGCGGCCTGCCTGCAGGCATTCAGAGACAAATCAGCTTTGCCTCACTCAGGATTGGCCTCTACGATACGGTCCAAGAGTACTTCTCTTCGGGGAGAGAAA CACCTGCCTCTTTAGGGAACAAGATCTCAGCTGGCTTAATGACTGGAGGTGTGGCCGTGTTCATTGGGCAGCCCACAGAGGTCGTGAAGGTCAGGATGCAAGCACAGAGCCATCTGCATGGGATCAAACCCCGCTACACTGGGACCTACAATGCTTACAGAGTTATAGCCACCACAGAAAGCTTGTCAACACTTTGGAAAG GGACGACCCCTAATCTAATGAGAAATGTCATCATCAATTGTACAGAGCTGGTTACATATGACCTTATGAAGGGGGCCCTTGTAAACAACAAAATACTGGCAG ATGATGTCCCCTGCCATTTACTGTCAGCTCTCGTCGCCGGGTTTTGTACCACACTCCTGGCCTCTCCGGTGGATGTGGTAAAAACAAGATTCATCAACTCTCTGCCAGGACAGTATCCAAGTGTGCCCAGCTGTGCAATGACCATGTACACCAAGGAAGGACCGACGGCCTTTTTCAAAGG GTTTGTGCCTTCTTTTCTGCGACTCGGGTCCTGGAACGTCATCATGTTTGTATGCTTTGAACAGCTGAAAAAAGAGCTGATGAAGTCCAGGCAGACCGTGGACTGCACCACATAA